The following are from one region of the Gossypium hirsutum isolate 1008001.06 chromosome D03, Gossypium_hirsutum_v2.1, whole genome shotgun sequence genome:
- the LOC107950272 gene encoding probable histone H2B.1 produces MAPKAEKKPAEKKPAEEKKTTVAEKSLAEKKPKAGKKLPKEGGAAGDKKKKKAKKSVETYKIYIFKVLKQVHPDIGISSKAMGIMNSFINDIFEKLAQEASRLARYNKKPTITSREIQTAVRLVLPGELAKHAVSEGTKAVTKFTSS; encoded by the coding sequence ATGGCGCCCAAAGCCGAGAAGAAGCCTGCTGAGAAGAAGCCGGCCGAGGAGAAAAAGACTACCGTCGCTGAGAAATCCCTTGCCGAGAAGAAGCCGAAGGCCGGTAAGAAGCTTCCCAAAGAAGGCGGCGCGGCCGgagacaagaagaagaagaaggccAAGAAGAGCGTGGAGACCTACAAGATCTACATCTTCAAGGTCCTTAAGCAAGTCCATCCTGATATCGGGATCTCAAGCAAGGCTATGGGGATCATGAACAGTTTCATCAACGATATCTTCGAGAAGCTTGCTCAGGAGGCTTCTAGACTCGCGAGGTACAACAAGAAGCCAACGATTACTTCCAGGGAAATCCAGACCGCAGTTAGGCTTGTACTTCCCGGAGAGCTCGCCAAACACGCCGTCTCTGAAGGTACTAAGGCGGTTACCAAGTTTACTAGCTCTTGA